The Chryseobacterium indicum genome includes a window with the following:
- a CDS encoding TraG family conjugative transposon ATPase has protein sequence MATKKKQAFDIPFIGYDYGKDFNWDFDVLFGQYGNPIIGIKIKNMVEQYSADPDNYLHFHTILNQVVSIIGEGRIVQKLDIFSKKKYTAEPSHQFLQQKYSEHFDGRLFKTIETVLLFTDIVDDKLKKKNKQYNHSEKGYKELRDKCQKVFMLLKQSDCEPQFLFEKDFEYYISGVLSMKFSEVPTYDNIKSTNEYLQIGNRFVKNISYVDVENIDLPSEIEPYSILGGNGAASETAVDNFTFINELEDYETIVYNQIITIPLQAPQQRELDKKKKKHEGAANNSPSNAIIAEEIQTLLHNIAIDGQLVVNAHFSILFSTNTLEEMEGTQSLIENKLFTKGIIVSKNAYNQLELFRSAIPGNATELREYDLFMTTSEAALCFFFKESYPVNEESNFYLRFTDRQGVPLKVDPSDLPMKTGRINNRNKFVLGPSGSGKSFLMNNIIEQYLTYNYDVVIVDTGDSYSGTCKYKGGRYIQYTEEKPITMNPFLMNKEEFNIEKIEFLTNLIFLIWQGPDAMMSSAQKSILDNVLMSYYHQYFNSGTEWYEHKSSEELILYLNKYNIHEEDLFSEYENEAIKQRSYYDILGIAFDAKSDEIKEAFRKLAIEYHPDKNLNNPDYDSEKFYKVYEAYETLNDEEKRKIYNDTQLILIKSNEIIRQPKTTEEWNESFRKAIVKKIKELEEKLITKELSFNGFYEYCDRFLPVYLNNKKHKINEKEFNLRTFLFVLKDFYKGGRYGTTLNNKADESLFDEPFIVFEIDNVKDNPKLFPIVTLIIMDTFIQKMRLRKDRRKALIIEEAWKAIASKLMGGYILYLYKTVRKFWGEAVVVTQELDDIIGNAVVKDSIINNSDTFILLDQTKFKDNFDRIAALLSLNKVEQNKIFTINNLNNKFGRSRFKEFYLKRGSKGEVYGNEVSLEQYLTYTTEKPEKSAVEYYVQKYGNYDEALRKIVADLKSFGDNLENLVSLVNLYQKPLDGKVVTYYHRLKKKNKGKNVFKIILQELEDQNISFSELINQKQELYEKV, from the coding sequence ATGGCAACAAAAAAGAAACAAGCATTTGATATTCCATTTATCGGATACGATTACGGGAAAGATTTTAATTGGGATTTTGATGTTCTTTTCGGACAATATGGAAACCCTATTATTGGAATTAAGATAAAAAATATGGTTGAGCAATATTCCGCTGATCCTGATAATTATCTCCATTTTCATACGATTTTAAATCAAGTTGTTTCGATTATCGGTGAAGGAAGAATTGTACAAAAGCTTGATATTTTTTCAAAAAAGAAATATACCGCAGAACCATCTCATCAATTTCTTCAACAAAAATATTCAGAACATTTTGATGGAAGGCTTTTTAAGACCATTGAAACGGTATTGCTGTTTACCGATATTGTGGATGACAAACTGAAAAAGAAAAACAAGCAGTACAACCACTCGGAAAAAGGCTACAAAGAACTTCGCGATAAATGCCAGAAAGTTTTTATGCTTTTAAAACAGAGCGATTGCGAACCTCAATTTCTATTTGAGAAAGACTTTGAATATTACATTTCTGGAGTTTTATCGATGAAATTTTCAGAGGTTCCAACCTATGATAATATCAAAAGTACCAACGAATATCTACAAATTGGAAATCGTTTTGTCAAAAATATATCTTATGTAGATGTAGAAAATATTGATTTACCATCAGAGATAGAGCCATATTCAATATTGGGAGGAAACGGAGCTGCTTCAGAAACAGCCGTCGATAATTTCACCTTCATCAACGAGCTGGAAGATTATGAAACGATTGTCTATAATCAGATTATTACGATTCCTCTTCAAGCACCACAGCAAAGGGAACTCGACAAGAAAAAGAAAAAGCACGAAGGAGCAGCCAATAATTCTCCGAGTAATGCCATCATTGCAGAAGAAATTCAAACGCTACTTCACAATATCGCTATTGATGGACAACTCGTTGTGAACGCCCATTTTTCGATTTTGTTTTCAACAAATACTCTGGAAGAAATGGAGGGGACACAATCCCTGATTGAAAATAAACTCTTTACCAAAGGTATCATTGTTTCCAAAAATGCCTACAATCAGTTGGAACTCTTTCGCTCTGCTATTCCAGGAAATGCCACGGAATTAAGGGAGTATGATTTATTTATGACGACAAGCGAAGCAGCGTTGTGTTTTTTTTTTAAAGAAAGTTACCCCGTGAACGAAGAATCGAACTTCTATCTGAGATTTACCGACAGACAAGGCGTTCCACTGAAAGTAGATCCTTCAGATTTACCAATGAAAACAGGTAGAATCAACAACAGAAACAAATTCGTTTTGGGACCATCTGGTTCAGGAAAATCATTTCTGATGAACAATATTATTGAACAATATCTCACGTACAATTATGATGTGGTTATTGTGGACACGGGAGATTCCTATTCAGGAACCTGCAAATATAAGGGAGGCAGATACATTCAGTACACTGAAGAAAAACCCATTACGATGAACCCTTTTCTGATGAATAAAGAAGAGTTCAATATTGAGAAAATTGAGTTTTTAACCAATTTAATATTCTTGATTTGGCAAGGTCCCGATGCGATGATGTCATCCGCACAAAAATCCATATTGGACAATGTGTTGATGTCTTATTATCACCAGTATTTCAATTCGGGAACCGAGTGGTATGAACATAAAAGTTCGGAAGAATTGATTCTCTATCTGAATAAATATAACATTCATGAAGAAGATTTATTTTCAGAATATGAGAATGAAGCCATTAAGCAAAGAAGCTATTATGATATTTTAGGAATTGCATTCGATGCCAAATCTGATGAGATTAAAGAAGCCTTCAGAAAATTGGCTATTGAGTATCATCCTGATAAAAACCTGAACAATCCTGACTATGACAGCGAAAAATTTTATAAAGTCTATGAAGCGTATGAAACTTTAAATGATGAAGAAAAGCGAAAAATTTATAACGATACACAACTGATTCTCATCAAATCTAATGAAATCATCAGGCAACCGAAAACGACAGAAGAATGGAATGAATCGTTCAGAAAAGCCATTGTTAAAAAAATTAAGGAACTTGAAGAAAAGTTAATCACCAAAGAACTTTCTTTCAATGGATTCTATGAGTATTGCGACCGGTTCCTACCGGTTTACTTAAACAATAAAAAGCACAAAATCAACGAAAAAGAATTCAACCTGCGTACTTTTTTATTTGTTCTGAAGGACTTTTACAAAGGCGGAAGATATGGAACCACCTTAAATAATAAAGCAGACGAGAGTCTTTTTGATGAACCATTTATTGTTTTTGAAATAGACAATGTAAAAGATAATCCGAAGCTTTTTCCAATTGTAACACTCATTATTATGGACACCTTCATTCAGAAAATGAGATTGAGAAAAGACCGAAGAAAAGCCTTAATAATTGAGGAAGCGTGGAAAGCCATTGCCAGTAAATTAATGGGAGGTTATATTCTCTATCTCTACAAAACGGTTAGAAAATTTTGGGGAGAGGCAGTCGTGGTAACTCAGGAACTCGATGATATTATTGGCAATGCAGTGGTAAAAGATTCCATCATCAACAATTCTGATACTTTCATATTGTTGGATCAGACCAAGTTTAAGGACAATTTTGATCGTATTGCAGCTTTACTTTCTTTAAATAAAGTGGAACAGAACAAAATTTTCACCATCAATAATTTGAACAACAAATTCGGAAGAAGCCGATTCAAAGAATTTTACTTGAAAAGAGGTTCTAAAGGAGAAGTCTATGGAAATGAAGTGTCATTAGAGCAATATTTAACCTACACCACTGAAAAACCTGAAAAATCTGCGGTTGAATACTATGTACAAAAGTATGGCAACTATGATGAAGCCTTGCGCAAGATTGTTGCTGATTTAAAAAGTTTCGGGGACAACCTTGAAAACTTGGTTTCACTCGTGAATTTATACCAAAAACCTTTAGACGGTAAGGTTGTAACCTATTACCATAGGCTCAAGAAAAAAAATAAAGGAAAAAATGTGTTCAAAATTATTTTACAGGAATTAGAAGACCAAAACATCAGTTTTTCAGAATTAATCAATCAAAAACAAGAGCTATATGAAAAAGTTTAG
- a CDS encoding DUF4134 domain-containing protein gives MNQKFKKNQMMKKVFTAFILLLAITPAFAQGGATAISNAASDIKDYWDPIKLILKAVGGLVGFIGGLRVYNKWTNGDQDVNKEILGYGGAMIFLIVVPEFVTAFFA, from the coding sequence ATGAATCAAAAATTCAAAAAAAACCAAATGATGAAAAAAGTATTCACTGCTTTCATTTTACTTTTAGCCATTACTCCAGCCTTTGCACAAGGAGGTGCAACAGCCATCTCCAATGCAGCAAGTGACATCAAAGATTACTGGGATCCGATCAAGCTGATTCTGAAAGCAGTCGGCGGACTAGTAGGATTCATTGGTGGTCTTCGAGTGTACAACAAATGGACGAATGGAGACCAAGATGTCAACAAAGAAATCCTTGGTTATGGAGGCGCAATGATTTTCCTCATTGTCGTTCCAGAATTTGTCACTGCATTCTTTGCCTAA
- a CDS encoding DUF4133 domain-containing protein, with amino-acid sequence MGFYLYKGLKKPLVFFGLKGKYIFYAVGVIGGGVIAALVLSKFGLLGSLLGLAVTAGGVYLIFKRQDKYGLYDKTKNFNQIFIFPKRFNNKRLLQHGNKKETSI; translated from the coding sequence ATGGGATTTTACCTTTACAAGGGGCTTAAAAAACCCCTTGTTTTCTTCGGACTCAAAGGGAAATACATTTTTTATGCAGTTGGTGTCATCGGAGGCGGAGTCATTGCCGCATTAGTATTATCCAAATTCGGCTTACTAGGTTCATTATTAGGATTGGCAGTTACTGCAGGAGGTGTTTATCTCATCTTCAAAAGGCAGGACAAGTACGGTTTGTACGACAAAACCAAAAATTTCAATCAGATATTCATTTTTCCAAAAAGATTTAACAACAAAAGACTTTTGCAACATGGCAACAAAAAAGAAACAAGCATTTGA
- the traK gene encoding conjugative transposon protein TraK gives MLIKNIEQRIKINKVVSISAIVFAVFIVIAGFFFAYRMIEDSRKSIYILDNGVPVLAKQTDVLLNRPVEYKAQIELFHRLFFTLAPDDAYIKDNIQKSLYLIDDSGKKEYTNLKEKGFYNQIIASSSMVSIHADSIALNMEQKKFSFFGKQMITRKSSVITRKLITEGYFDDIIRSPNNPHGVMLKNWRILDNEEISNQTKNSY, from the coding sequence ATGCTTATTAAAAATATAGAACAAAGAATTAAAATCAACAAGGTGGTTTCCATCTCCGCCATAGTATTTGCCGTCTTCATCGTTATAGCAGGTTTCTTCTTTGCATACAGAATGATTGAGGATTCCCGAAAGTCCATTTACATCCTAGATAATGGAGTTCCGGTGCTGGCAAAGCAAACAGATGTTTTATTGAATCGTCCTGTGGAGTACAAAGCACAAATTGAGCTTTTCCATCGATTGTTTTTTACGCTTGCTCCAGATGATGCCTATATTAAGGACAATATTCAAAAGTCATTATATCTCATTGATGACAGCGGAAAAAAAGAATACACCAATCTGAAAGAAAAAGGGTTTTACAATCAGATCATCGCTTCTAGTTCAATGGTCAGTATTCACGCTGATTCTATTGCACTGAATATGGAACAGAAGAAATTTTCTTTTTTCGGAAAGCAGATGATTACCAGAAAATCTTCCGTCATTACAAGAAAACTCATTACTGAAGGTTATTTCGATGACATTATCCGAAGTCCTAATAATCCTCATGGCGTAATGCTTAAAAACTGGCGAATCCTAGACAACGAAGAAATCTCTAACCAAACCAAAAACTCGTACTAA
- a CDS encoding response regulator: MKNLIKIAIVEDNSDIQELLLDIFTTQKNFSVTGVFDNKTSALKNLPLSKPDIVLMDIGLPDGSGLECIKELKPRFPEIEFMVYTTFEDDKTVFEALEAGASSYILKRSKPEFIISAVKDLYTGGSPMNPDIARILVNRLFNNKKPNGASVLTQREHEIMKLLAEGNLYKEIAERLEISINTLKAHCYNIYQKLHVNNKTEAIIKVFGRN, encoded by the coding sequence ATGAAAAACTTAATAAAAATAGCCATTGTAGAAGACAATTCCGACATACAGGAGTTGTTGTTGGATATCTTCACCACACAAAAAAACTTCTCCGTTACAGGAGTATTCGACAACAAAACTTCCGCCTTGAAAAACCTGCCATTATCCAAGCCCGATATTGTGCTTATGGATATTGGTCTTCCCGATGGCAGCGGACTAGAATGTATCAAAGAGCTAAAACCGAGATTTCCGGAAATAGAATTTATGGTTTACACCACCTTTGAAGACGACAAAACCGTTTTCGAAGCCCTTGAAGCCGGAGCTTCCTCCTACATTTTAAAGCGCAGCAAACCGGAATTTATCATCAGTGCCGTGAAAGATCTCTACACAGGAGGAAGCCCGATGAATCCCGATATTGCAAGAATATTGGTAAACCGCCTATTCAACAACAAAAAACCGAACGGAGCATCGGTACTAACACAGCGAGAACACGAAATAATGAAACTTTTGGCGGAAGGAAATCTTTACAAAGAAATAGCAGAACGACTGGAAATATCCATCAACACCCTAAAAGCACACTGCTACAATATTTACCAGAAACTGCACGTGAATAACAAGACTGAGGCAATCATCAAAGTTTTTGGGAGAAACTGA
- a CDS encoding relaxase/mobilization nuclease domain-containing protein, translated as MIVKILGSASSNFHGVQYNDKKVEKGTGELMLMKNFPSFINEKSSQEAVRNYLKSISKNEKVKKPQFHAVISTKFQQHSKEELTKVAEDFMQEMGYGNQPFIVVFHNDTENNHVHIVSTRVNKSTGKKLNDSYEKLKAQKAMINIKERIYDKSNEEIINNLLNYKMSSLKQLEILMERNGFKLVKNKNDENALDILKNGVREKTIYGNQLIFSNVKNDNRGKQIKAILNKYKELYSNKVFKVEERRHLEKMLPEEKQKEEWKPKIEFESELQKKLKEVFGIDVVFHHKDELHPFGYTLIDHKTGTIYKGSEILKMNNLFEFTSEVMDKKLFESLKDYNLSDEISKQVLIEYLKHQNLENVPKDFMLFENKKRKNKEVFNMVKNEIRNYLKTQNNNSVKIIKSEEGIYYAVHTKLHYIGELQSLIGEKEYQKFLNPNQANETRIVNQTESNEAKELSRAVNEMLIEWTKHSGTSKDPAEEELRKRKKRKKL; from the coding sequence ATGATAGTTAAGATTTTAGGCTCAGCAAGTTCCAATTTTCACGGAGTACAGTATAACGATAAAAAAGTAGAAAAAGGGACTGGCGAGTTGATGCTGATGAAAAATTTTCCTTCATTCATTAATGAAAAAAGCAGTCAGGAAGCAGTCAGAAATTACCTCAAATCTATTTCAAAAAATGAAAAAGTAAAGAAACCTCAATTCCACGCTGTGATTTCCACAAAATTTCAACAGCACAGCAAAGAAGAATTGACAAAAGTTGCAGAAGATTTTATGCAAGAAATGGGTTACGGAAATCAGCCATTTATTGTGGTTTTTCATAACGATACCGAAAACAATCATGTGCATATTGTTTCTACGAGAGTTAATAAATCGACTGGGAAAAAGCTCAATGACAGTTACGAAAAACTGAAAGCCCAAAAGGCGATGATTAATATAAAAGAAAGGATTTATGATAAAAGTAACGAAGAAATCATCAACAACCTTTTGAATTACAAAATGAGTTCGTTGAAGCAGCTAGAAATCTTGATGGAAAGAAACGGATTCAAGTTGGTAAAGAACAAAAATGATGAAAACGCTTTAGATATTCTGAAAAACGGAGTTCGAGAGAAAACGATTTATGGAAATCAACTCATTTTCAGCAATGTTAAAAATGACAATAGAGGAAAGCAAATCAAGGCTATATTGAATAAATATAAAGAATTGTATTCCAATAAGGTTTTCAAAGTGGAAGAACGAAGACATTTAGAAAAAATGCTTCCTGAAGAAAAACAAAAAGAGGAATGGAAGCCAAAGATTGAATTTGAAAGCGAACTTCAGAAAAAGCTCAAAGAGGTGTTTGGAATCGATGTGGTTTTTCATCATAAAGACGAACTCCACCCTTTTGGTTATACTTTAATTGACCATAAAACTGGAACGATTTATAAAGGAAGCGAAATTCTGAAAATGAATAATTTGTTTGAATTTACTTCCGAAGTCATGGACAAGAAACTATTTGAAAGCTTAAAGGATTACAATTTATCAGATGAAATTTCTAAACAAGTATTGATAGAATATCTGAAACACCAGAATCTTGAAAATGTACCAAAAGACTTTATGCTTTTTGAGAACAAGAAAAGAAAAAACAAGGAAGTATTCAATATGGTGAAAAATGAGATAAGAAACTATCTCAAAACACAAAACAATAATAGTGTTAAAATTATAAAATCGGAAGAAGGAATCTATTACGCAGTTCATACCAAGTTGCATTATATAGGAGAACTTCAATCATTAATTGGAGAAAAGGAATATCAAAAATTTCTAAATCCAAATCAAGCCAACGAAACCAGAATAGTAAACCAGACTGAAAGTAATGAAGCAAAAGAATTATCAAGAGCAGTAAATGAAATGCTGATTGAATGGACAAAACATTCAGGAACATCAAAAGACCCTGCGGAAGAAGAACTCAGAAAAAGAAAAAAAAGAAAGAAATTATGA
- a CDS encoding ParA family protein, with translation MIITFATQKGGTGKTTLAIAFANYISGLSERKIKVYDFDFQKSFYYKWKEDEQSDLPKLYEVETIGEDKEQPFSDFETLINMKESEEINLFDLAGTLDQKYSDLLIYSDFIIIPFEYSDVSVKSTLVFKNLLGLLESEAERIFIRSKYDKGYKYPNQKEMDEEISKYGTLIENPVFKRNSLQTIDTRKLTYEQKYAIKKPFNEIIDQINSLLKITL, from the coding sequence ATGATTATCACATTTGCCACACAAAAAGGAGGAACAGGAAAAACGACACTTGCCATTGCATTTGCTAATTACATTTCTGGGCTATCAGAAAGGAAAATTAAGGTTTATGATTTTGATTTTCAAAAATCCTTTTACTACAAATGGAAAGAAGACGAACAGTCAGACCTTCCAAAATTGTATGAAGTAGAAACCATTGGCGAAGATAAGGAGCAACCATTTTCCGATTTTGAAACCCTCATTAATATGAAGGAAAGTGAAGAAATCAATCTTTTTGATTTAGCAGGGACACTCGACCAAAAATACAGTGACTTGTTGATTTATAGTGATTTTATCATCATTCCTTTTGAATATTCCGATGTATCAGTAAAATCGACTTTGGTATTCAAAAATCTGTTGGGTTTACTAGAAAGCGAAGCAGAACGAATCTTTATCCGCTCCAAATACGACAAAGGCTACAAATACCCTAACCAAAAGGAAATGGACGAAGAAATCTCAAAATATGGAACACTTATAGAGAATCCTGTATTCAAAAGAAACAGCCTTCAAACCATAGATACCAGAAAGCTAACCTACGAACAAAAATACGCTATAAAAAAGCCTTTTAATGAAATTATTGACCAAATAAACAGCCTTTTAAAAATAACTCTTTAA
- a CDS encoding IS982 family transposase, protein MSNLEASYNLILDNLREISEIENFYFKPIKPKLSDIELISLIILAEFKSIDSEHQLFRDIKGFEIEPKIDRSVYNRRKRKLFPFIEEIRKKMVDKFNEFENYFVVDSMPLEVCKISRCSRSKICKDVDYAYPSKGFCASQNLHFYGYKLHAVCSISGVFQSFDISPASVHDIHFLQDIKHQMSDCVLLGDKGYLSQSIQLDLFNEVNIELETPKRKNQKDYKPQFYQFKKYRKRIETLFSQLCDQFMIRRNYAKTFEGFKTRILAKITTLTTIQFLNRFIFDRNINNLKINLV, encoded by the coding sequence ATGAGCAACCTTGAAGCAAGTTACAATTTAATTTTAGATAATTTAAGAGAAATATCAGAAATTGAAAATTTTTATTTTAAACCAATAAAACCAAAACTGTCTGATATAGAGTTAATTAGTTTGATTATTTTGGCTGAATTTAAGTCCATTGATTCCGAACATCAACTTTTTAGAGATATAAAGGGTTTTGAAATTGAACCAAAAATTGATAGAAGTGTTTACAATAGGAGAAAGCGAAAACTATTTCCTTTTATTGAAGAAATAAGAAAGAAAATGGTGGATAAATTTAATGAATTTGAAAACTACTTCGTAGTAGATAGCATGCCTTTGGAAGTATGTAAAATATCCCGTTGTTCCAGAAGCAAGATTTGTAAAGATGTAGATTACGCTTATCCCAGCAAAGGATTTTGCGCTTCGCAGAATCTCCATTTTTATGGCTATAAATTACATGCAGTTTGTTCTATTTCTGGGGTTTTTCAGAGTTTTGACATTTCTCCTGCATCTGTTCACGACATCCATTTTCTACAGGATATAAAACATCAAATGTCTGATTGTGTGTTGCTTGGTGATAAAGGTTATTTGTCCCAAAGCATTCAATTAGACTTATTCAATGAGGTAAATATAGAGTTGGAAACCCCTAAAAGGAAAAATCAAAAAGACTACAAACCACAGTTCTATCAGTTCAAAAAATATCGCAAGAGAATAGAAACATTATTTTCTCAACTTTGTGACCAATTTATGATTAGAAGAAACTACGCCAAAACTTTTGAAGGTTTTAAAACAAGAATTTTGGCTAAAATTACAACCCTTACAACTATTCAGTTTTTGAATAGATTTATTTTTGATAGAAATATAAACAACCTAAAAATAAATCTCGTTTGA
- a CDS encoding IS982 family transposase yields MFFLPSLNEKKLNDSISEESIELLFLNSMYSSSELQLFRCISGTDLDGKIERSVYNKRKRKLLPYIEKIRETLSNKFSDFTDVFIVDSTPIEICKISRANRSAICATDEIKPSFGYCAAQKSRYFGYKLHAVCDKNGIFHSFDFSHANVHDVNYLNDIKENFQNCLLIGDRGYISKEIQMDLFNYSRINLSVPMRKNQHDFVEFSRTKSKIRKRIETNISQLCGQFTINTNFAKTFQGLATRIVSKITSFTMIQYLNFFVFKRS; encoded by the coding sequence ATCTTTTTTCTCCCCTCTCTAAACGAAAAAAAATTAAATGATTCGATTTCAGAAGAATCTATAGAATTACTTTTTTTAAATTCTATGTATTCGTCATCAGAATTACAGTTATTTAGATGTATTTCAGGAACCGATTTGGACGGAAAAATTGAAAGAAGTGTCTATAATAAAAGAAAGAGAAAACTTTTACCTTACATTGAAAAGATCAGAGAAACTTTAAGCAACAAGTTTTCGGATTTTACCGATGTGTTTATTGTAGATTCAACGCCAATTGAAATATGCAAAATCAGTAGAGCAAATCGCTCGGCAATCTGCGCAACAGATGAAATTAAACCTTCTTTTGGATATTGTGCCGCACAGAAATCAAGATATTTTGGCTATAAACTTCATGCAGTTTGCGACAAGAATGGAATTTTTCATTCTTTCGATTTTTCACATGCAAACGTTCATGATGTTAATTACCTTAATGACATTAAAGAAAATTTTCAGAATTGCCTGTTAATAGGAGATAGAGGATATATCAGCAAAGAAATTCAGATGGATTTATTCAACTATTCTAGGATTAATCTTTCAGTTCCGATGCGTAAAAACCAACATGATTTTGTAGAGTTTTCAAGAACAAAATCAAAAATCAGGAAGAGGATTGAAACCAATATCTCGCAATTGTGCGGACAGTTCACAATCAACACCAACTTTGCAAAAACATTTCAAGGTTTAGCAACAAGAATAGTGTCTAAAATAACTTCTTTTACGATGATTCAATACCTAAATTTCTTCGTATTTAAGAGAAGTTAG
- the traM gene encoding conjugative transposon protein TraM, translated as MKKLDFKQKKYVLPLLALPFLMLFVYVGAQFTKEDTSEKDQPKELSLSLGETQDSIMTKNDAYDAFFKKDDNRTMLEGLDKEEDSLYNYDDQLSLAQKRKIDSLKAVSSRQNQYREKGNPSSYYNPNSSQREDKDYQRSSEIIRMLNDKSYGKQENGYDSESSKVTSKNEPQDPVKYLKQQMLVMDSLEKARDPEYQSKLAAEQKLKASKEKMNEFLNSTFNVSKSGINNDFNAFYKEKENSFIKAVIDENNKGFLGSRIRFRLLEDIFVSYRKISKGSILYGQISGFSMQRVDLTIVSVFTKGEIFPVNLSIYDVDGMKGLYVPQSVFRDMIREMGSNSVQGTSMDMGGQGFFTSLGSKLFTSTSKSIANLIKTNKAKLKYNSYVFLIDEKQLKDSQNQQKK; from the coding sequence ATGAAAAAACTAGATTTCAAACAGAAAAAATACGTTTTGCCACTTTTAGCATTGCCTTTTTTGATGCTATTTGTATATGTAGGAGCACAGTTTACCAAAGAAGATACTTCGGAAAAAGATCAACCTAAAGAATTGTCTCTTTCACTCGGTGAAACACAAGATTCTATTATGACGAAGAATGATGCGTATGATGCATTTTTCAAAAAAGACGACAACAGAACCATGTTGGAAGGTCTGGACAAAGAAGAGGACAGCTTATACAACTACGATGACCAATTGTCATTAGCACAGAAAAGAAAAATTGATTCATTAAAAGCCGTTTCTTCAAGACAAAACCAATATCGTGAAAAAGGAAATCCATCTTCTTACTATAACCCTAATTCATCTCAGAGAGAAGATAAAGATTACCAAAGATCTTCGGAAATTATCAGAATGCTGAATGATAAATCTTACGGAAAACAAGAAAATGGATATGATTCAGAAAGTTCGAAAGTTACATCTAAAAATGAGCCACAAGATCCAGTAAAATATCTGAAACAGCAAATGCTGGTAATGGATTCTTTAGAAAAAGCTAGAGATCCTGAATACCAAAGCAAACTTGCAGCAGAACAAAAACTTAAAGCCAGTAAAGAAAAAATGAACGAGTTTCTTAACTCCACTTTCAATGTCAGTAAATCAGGCATTAATAACGATTTCAATGCTTTTTATAAAGAAAAGGAAAACAGCTTTATAAAAGCAGTGATAGATGAAAATAACAAAGGTTTTCTTGGAAGCAGGATTAGATTTCGATTGTTGGAAGACATCTTCGTAAGCTACAGAAAAATAAGCAAAGGCTCCATTTTATACGGACAAATTTCAGGATTTTCAATGCAAAGAGTTGATCTTACAATTGTATCAGTATTCACAAAAGGAGAAATTTTTCCTGTCAATCTTTCTATCTATGATGTAGATGGAATGAAAGGATTGTATGTACCCCAAAGTGTTTTCAGAGATATGATAAGAGAAATGGGAAGCAATTCTGTACAAGGAACTTCAATGGATATGGGCGGACAAGGATTTTTTACCAGTCTTGGTTCTAAATTATTTACATCCACTTCCAAGTCCATTGCCAACCTGATTAAAACCAACAAAGCCAAATTGAAATACAATTCTTATGTATTCCTGATTGACGAAAAACAACTGAAAGATTCACAAAACCAACAAAAAAAATAA
- a CDS encoding RNA ligase produces MDELELLIELGYIYKTKHPIFPLWLYNFTTKCKIHKNWNYTTLSCRGLILDEAGKIIVRPFKKFFERKDVYPEIIDLLPMEKIVTEKLDGALGISYKYKGNYYVCCKNNFKHYSGTIATDILYNTLYFNQLQDIEKHTVLFEIISLKVPFTLNYYSKDIIYPIGAVNKYTSNNSQCIIKKVAQITRN; encoded by the coding sequence TTGGATGAATTAGAACTTTTAATTGAGTTGGGATATATCTATAAAACTAAGCATCCAATATTTCCGCTATGGTTATACAATTTTACAACTAAATGTAAAATACACAAAAATTGGAATTATACAACTCTCTCTTGCAGGGGACTAATATTAGATGAGGCTGGTAAAATTATTGTTCGACCATTTAAAAAATTTTTCGAGAGAAAAGATGTCTATCCAGAAATAATAGATTTACTTCCAATGGAAAAAATTGTAACTGAAAAACTTGATGGAGCCTTAGGTATTTCATATAAATATAAAGGCAATTATTACGTATGTTGTAAAAATAATTTCAAGCATTACTCTGGCACTATTGCAACCGACATATTATACAACACACTTTATTTTAATCAGCTACAAGATATTGAAAAGCATACTGTACTTTTTGAAATTATATCTTTAAAAGTTCCTTTTACTCTAAACTATTATAGTAAAGACATAATTTATCCTATTGGAGCTGTTAACAAATATACTTCAAATAACTCGCAGTGCATTATAAAAAAGGTTGCTCAAATAACTAGAAATTAG